From the genome of Alicyclobacillus sp. SO9:
CATTCTCCTCGTACATCTGCCGGAGGTTGTGAATTCCCTGGAGAAACGCCGTAACTTTACTAACAGGCTTGTAAATCCAGCCCGCCACTGTATTTTGGGCATCCATAATGAGCCGCTCAGGTAAACTGGCTGACTTCGTTGTACCCCGAATGCTCACTCCAGCAATAACAATGACAATGATAAAGCTTCCCAGTAAAATAAATAACCTACGATTTGTAATTAATCGGGACACCCGCATCCCACATCCTTATAGCCACAATCGGCTGAGAAATTCACTTTCGTATTTGAGCTTTCCGCGCTACCGCAGTCCGGCGCTTATAAACGTCATAGTTGTCCAAAGCTTTTCCTGTGCCAATTGCGACACAGTCCAAAGGTTCTTCAGCCACAATCACAGGCATCCCTGTCTCGTTGCTTAAAAGCTGGTCGAGGTTGCGCAACAACGCTCCTCCGCCTGTCAAGACAATACCGCGGTCCATAATATCTGCAGCCAGTTCCGGAGGAGACTTCTCCAATGTAACCTTAACTGCTTCCACAATAGAACCAACGGTGTCTGAAAGCGCATCGCTGATTTCCGCAGAACTGATGGTAAATGTCTTCGGCAAACCTGTTACCAAGTCACGACCCCTGGTGTCCATCGTCGAATGGTTGTCCTCTGGCATGGCCGTGCCCGTAGTCACTTTCAGATCTTCTGCCGTGCGCTCACCAATCATCATATTGTAGTTTTTCTTGATGTACTGCATGATAGCCTGGTCCATCTCATCGCCGGCAACGCGAATAGACCGACTGGTTACAATTCCGCCTAAGGATATGATTGCGACCTCAGTTGTCCCGCCGCCGATATCGACGACCATGCTGCCAGTTGGCTCTCCAACCGGCAATCCAGCGCCAATGGCAGCTGCCATGGGTTCCTCGATGGTCTGTGCGTCTCGTGCTCCGGCTTCAATTGCAGCGTCTTCAACGGCGCGCTTTTCTACCGCAGTGATACCAGAAGGAACGCTAACCATAACTCTAGGCTTTCCAGACCAAGATGATTTGTTCTTAATTGCCTGTCTGATAAAGTACCGCAGCATTGTGGCTGTTGTTTGAAAATCCGCAATGACGCCGTCTTTCATAGGCCGGACGGCCACAATGTTTCCAGGTGTTCTGCCAATCATCTGTTTCGCCTGTTCGCCGACCGCTTCAATCGCACCAGTATCGGATCGAAGGGCAACCACGGAAGGTTCCCGTAATATAATCCCTTTGCCTTTCACATAAACCAACGTATTAGCTGTTCCGAGATCTACGCCCATATCTCGCCCTGCAAACATTCAATTCTGTCTCCTCTCGAATCACTAGATACCTGGCCCTGTCTTACATGTAACCCTGTGCCTGCAGACTGATATAGCGATTGTCACCAATTACAATATGGTCAATCACGTCGATACCAAGAAGTTTCCCCGCTTCGCAAAGCCGCTTTGTCACTGCAATGTCTTCGGGACTAGGAGAGGGATCTCCGCTTGGGTGGTTGTGGACACAAAGAATGGCCGATGCGCTTCTCTTGACGGCCGACTTAAAAATTTCTCTTGGATGTACAATTGACGAATCCAAGCTGCCCACAGATACTATCTCGTCTCCAATAACACAGTGTTTCGTATCCAAGTGCAAGGTCACAAATTGTTCCTTTTTAAGGTGCCTCATCCTGTCCATAACATACCCGGCAGCGTCACTTGCTGAGCTAATTTGGAATTTTTTCTGAGCTGGCTTGCGAATGACTCTGCGGCCAAGTTCAATAGCAGCCGTGATTTGCAGGGCTTTGGCAAGTCCAATACCTCGTACTTCCATCAATTCTTCAGCTGTAACATCCAGCAGTCCGTAGATTCCATTACATGAAGCGAGGACTCGTTGCGCCAGTTCATGGACGGAAAGGCCTCGACCGCCAGATTGCATGAGCACGGCCAACAGTTCATCGTCCCTTAGCGATTGCGGACCTTCCGTGAATAAGCGTTCCCGCGGTGTATGAAATGTTCGTTGAGGCAGTGTCCTGACCTCTGTCATCGCAAACCCTCCCTGGTTCATCCGTAAAATCGCTCGCTGCGTCATCTCATGGATAGAAGCGACAGGCCTGAACGATTTCGCTAGATTCAACATAGGGGAAGGGAGGGTCAGAGGCAAACCCATTACATTATAAAACTTTCTCAGTCTAATGGATGTAGTCAAAAAAATTTTTTTGACGATTCACGGCGTACTTGACTGTCTACTTCGC
Proteins encoded in this window:
- the radC gene encoding DNA repair protein RadC: MTEVRTLPQRTFHTPRERLFTEGPQSLRDDELLAVLMQSGGRGLSVHELAQRVLASCNGIYGLLDVTAEELMEVRGIGLAKALQITAAIELGRRVIRKPAQKKFQISSASDAAGYVMDRMRHLKKEQFVTLHLDTKHCVIGDEIVSVGSLDSSIVHPREIFKSAVKRSASAILCVHNHPSGDPSPSPEDIAVTKRLCEAGKLLGIDVIDHIVIGDNRYISLQAQGYM
- a CDS encoding rod shape-determining protein, with protein sequence MFAGRDMGVDLGTANTLVYVKGKGIILREPSVVALRSDTGAIEAVGEQAKQMIGRTPGNIVAVRPMKDGVIADFQTTATMLRYFIRQAIKNKSSWSGKPRVMVSVPSGITAVEKRAVEDAAIEAGARDAQTIEEPMAAAIGAGLPVGEPTGSMVVDIGGGTTEVAIISLGGIVTSRSIRVAGDEMDQAIMQYIKKNYNMMIGERTAEDLKVTTGTAMPEDNHSTMDTRGRDLVTGLPKTFTISSAEISDALSDTVGSIVEAVKVTLEKSPPELAADIMDRGIVLTGGGALLRNLDQLLSNETGMPVIVAEEPLDCVAIGTGKALDNYDVYKRRTAVARKAQIRK